A portion of the Desulfofundulus luciae genome contains these proteins:
- a CDS encoding acyl-CoA dehydrogenase family protein has translation MTLDFDLTEEQLMIRDTVRKLAQNEFAPRAAEIDKEHRFPRENLKKLAELGLMGIPIPEEYGGAGCDFLSYIMAIEEISRACASTGVILAVHTSLGCFSLLYHGT, from the coding sequence ATGACCCTGGACTTTGACCTTACCGAAGAACAACTGATGATCCGCGACACGGTGCGCAAACTGGCCCAGAACGAATTTGCCCCTCGGGCGGCTGAAATCGACAAAGAACACCGCTTCCCCCGGGAGAACCTGAAGAAGCTGGCCGAACTGGGCTTGATGGGCATACCCATACCCGAAGAATACGGCGGTGCCGGGTGCGACTTTTTATCCTATATCATGGCCATTGAAGAAATCTCCCGGGCCTGCGCCTCCACCGGCGTAATCCTGGCGGTGCACACCTCCCTGGGGTGTTTTTCCCTCCTCTATCACGGTAC